One window of Manihot esculenta cultivar AM560-2 chromosome 17, M.esculenta_v8, whole genome shotgun sequence genomic DNA carries:
- the LOC122722290 gene encoding uncharacterized protein LOC122722290, producing MMQQRGLSTPINMLPVVEEPRTNESQPTFNHLQTVSREIRDGGRRAEEEEEPEARVHGRRVREMIENDEADSYSAGTTKRTRSEAEEEEYRRERKPRQEEESVDQKLQKMREQLLAELGTKDHNQTLLPTSLPFSTWVQQEMVPKKFMMPPMVAYDGAGNPQEHVLNYKTFMELQTLSDALMCKVFPTTLSGPARAWFNSLETGSIRSFGDLATRFISRFIAGVPADRKTSYLETVRQRRDESLREYVARFNTEALQIPELDKGRAMEAMQKGMTSPEFFSSLSRKPPTSLAELMKRAEKYIRQDDALMTSRFAKGVADKGKAPEERRLER from the coding sequence atgATGCAACAACGGGGCCTCAGTACCCCAATAAATATGTTGCCGGTGGTAGAAGAGCCCCGGACCAATGAATCTCAGCCTACCTTCAACCATCTCCAAACCGTCAGTCGAGAAATCAGAGACGGGGGGAGAAGAgctgaagaagaggaagagccggaagctcgagttcatggaaggagggtgagggaaATGATTGAGAATGATGAGGCCGACAGTTACTCTGCCGGAACAACCAAGCGGACGAGAAGCGAAGCGGAGGAAGAGGAGTACCGCCGGGAGAGGAAACCCAGGCAAGAGGAGGAGagtgtagaccaaaagctgcaaaagatgagagagcagctcttggccgagtTGGGAACGAAGGATCATAATCAAACTCTCCTGCCCACCTCTTTACCCTTCTCGacgtgggtgcagcaggagatgGTTCCCAAAaaatttatgatgccgcctatggtcgcatatgacggagctgggaacccccaggagcacgtcttgaactacaaAACTTTCATGGAACTGCAGACTttatcagatgccttgatgtgcaaagtgttcccaacgacgctctcggggccagcacggGCATGGTTTAACAGCCTTGAGACTGGAAGCATCAGaagctttggagatctggccactcgcttcatcagccggttcattgcCGGGGTGCCTGCAGACAGAAAGACAAGTTATCTGGAGACAGTCAGGCAGAGAAGGGATGAATCGCTCAGGGAATATgttgcccgtttcaatacggaggccttgcagattcccgagctagaTAAGGGTAGAGCaatggaggccatgcagaaagggATGACTTCGCCCGAGTTCTTTAGCTCGTTGAGCAGGAAGCCCCctacctcactggccgagctgatgaagagggcagagaaatacataaggcaggatgatgccttgatgACGAGCAGGTTCGCCAAAGGAGTGGCAGATAAggggaaagccccggaggaaaggAGGCTGGAAAGGTAG